The Gemmatimonadaceae bacterium genome has a window encoding:
- a CDS encoding carbon starvation CstA family protein, with amino-acid sequence MPRWTSALLWTAIAALGAGALGYLGLARGEQVNAAWLLTAAVCTYLVGYRFYSRIIASKIFALDANRATPAERLQDGRDYVPTNKWIVFGHHFAAIAGPGPLVGPTLAAQFGYLPGALWIIVGVVLGGAVQDFVILAASVRRDGKSLGRMAREEIGPVAGATALVAVLGIMIILISVLALVVVKALQQSPWGTVTIGLTIPIAMIMGVYLQFIRPGRVLETTAIGIVLLFVALYAGRWVAQDPSLAPIFTLTGPQLAKWIIGYGIAASILPVWLLLAPRDYLSAFVKIGVVVALAVGILIVLPPLQMPALTRFIDGTGPVFAGKLFPFVFITIACGAISGFHSLIASGTTPKLLERESDTRFIGYGAMLTESLVAVMALIAACVLTPGVYFAINAPAGIIGTTAESAAEVIRTWGFVLDPAQLHQLAANVQEQTLLSRTGGAPSLAVGMAMLFSNVLGGTTAMALWYHFALMFEALFILTTVDAGTRVGRFMLQDVLRHLWAPLGRTGWYPATVIASVVFVAMWGYFLYQGVTDPLGGINSLWPLFGIANQLLAAVALCLGTTVIMKMGKARYAWITMLPLTWLAVVTMSAGTAKIWSSDPKLGFLSHARFLESQFAAGTMPAGAKTAADVARMAFNDRLDAGVALFFMASVVVILVASIYEWMRVYRGTATASSEVPFTAVQPG; translated from the coding sequence ATGCCACGCTGGACCTCCGCACTCCTCTGGACCGCCATCGCCGCGCTGGGCGCCGGCGCCCTCGGCTACCTCGGGCTCGCCCGTGGCGAGCAGGTCAACGCCGCCTGGCTGCTCACGGCCGCCGTCTGCACCTATCTCGTCGGCTACCGGTTCTATAGTCGTATCATTGCGTCGAAGATCTTCGCCCTCGACGCAAACCGCGCGACCCCCGCCGAGCGACTGCAGGATGGCCGCGATTACGTGCCCACCAACAAGTGGATCGTCTTCGGCCATCACTTCGCGGCCATCGCCGGCCCCGGCCCGCTCGTCGGCCCGACGCTCGCGGCCCAGTTCGGCTATCTCCCCGGCGCCCTCTGGATCATCGTCGGCGTCGTGCTCGGCGGCGCCGTGCAGGACTTCGTGATCCTCGCCGCGTCGGTGCGGCGCGACGGCAAGTCGCTCGGCCGCATGGCACGCGAGGAGATCGGCCCCGTCGCGGGCGCCACGGCGCTCGTCGCGGTGCTGGGCATCATGATCATCCTCATCTCGGTGCTCGCCCTGGTCGTCGTCAAGGCGCTGCAACAGAGCCCGTGGGGGACGGTGACCATCGGGCTGACGATTCCCATCGCGATGATCATGGGCGTCTACCTCCAGTTCATTCGCCCGGGGCGCGTGCTGGAGACCACTGCCATCGGCATCGTGCTGCTCTTCGTGGCGCTCTACGCCGGACGCTGGGTGGCGCAGGATCCCTCGCTCGCCCCGATCTTCACGCTGACCGGGCCGCAGCTGGCCAAGTGGATCATCGGGTACGGCATCGCGGCGTCGATCCTCCCGGTCTGGCTGCTGCTCGCGCCGCGCGACTATCTGTCCGCGTTCGTGAAGATCGGCGTCGTCGTGGCGCTCGCGGTGGGCATTCTCATCGTGTTGCCGCCGCTCCAGATGCCGGCGCTCACCCGCTTCATCGACGGCACCGGTCCGGTCTTCGCGGGCAAGCTCTTCCCCTTCGTCTTCATCACCATCGCCTGCGGCGCGATTTCGGGCTTCCATTCCCTCATCGCGTCCGGCACGACCCCCAAGCTGCTCGAGCGCGAGAGCGACACGCGCTTCATCGGCTATGGCGCCATGCTCACCGAGTCGCTCGTCGCCGTGATGGCGCTCATCGCCGCGTGCGTGCTGACCCCCGGCGTCTACTTCGCCATCAACGCGCCCGCCGGCATCATCGGCACGACCGCCGAGAGCGCCGCCGAGGTGATCAGGACGTGGGGCTTCGTCCTCGACCCCGCCCAGCTGCACCAGCTTGCGGCCAACGTGCAGGAGCAGACCCTCCTCTCCCGCACCGGCGGCGCGCCGTCGCTCGCGGTCGGCATGGCGATGCTGTTCTCCAACGTCCTCGGCGGCACGACGGCGATGGCGCTCTGGTACCACTTCGCGCTGATGTTCGAGGCCCTGTTCATCCTGACCACGGTGGACGCCGGCACGCGCGTCGGACGTTTCATGCTGCAGGACGTGCTTCGGCACCTGTGGGCGCCGCTCGGCCGCACGGGGTGGTATCCCGCCACGGTCATTGCGAGCGTTGTCTTTGTCGCGATGTGGGGCTACTTCCTCTACCAGGGCGTCACCGATCCGCTGGGCGGCATCAACTCGCTGTGGCCGCTGTTCGGCATTGCCAACCAGCTGCTCGCCGCCGTGGCGCTGTGCTTGGGCACCACGGTGATCATGAAGATGGGCAAGGCGCGCTACGCCTGGATCACCATGCTCCCGCTGACGTGGCTGGCCGTGGTGACGATGAGCGCCGGCACGGCCAAGATCTGGTCCAGCGACCCGAAGCTTGGCTTCCTGTCGCACGCACGCTTCCTCGAGTCGCAGTTCGCCGCGGGGACGATGCCTGCCGGGGCGAAGACCGCGGCGGACGTGGCGCGAATGGCCTTCAATGACCGCCTCGACGCCGGTGTCGCGCTCTTCTTCATGGCGTCGGTGGTGGTGATTCTGGTCGCGTCCATCTACGAGTGGATGCGTGTGTACCGCGGCACGGCCACGGCGTCGAGCGAGGTGCCGTTCACCGCTGTTCAGCCAGGGTGA
- a CDS encoding metallophosphoesterase → MARLVHLSDIHFGHPEVPAAVAAVERRLATRQWDVVAISGDLTQRNRRSQFVKARAFVEKARAAAPTVVIPGNHDVAWWWCPFGLGARPLMYRGYRRWISPDLEPTLRAAGATVASINTSHGIQWFTQTARPRDLSVVGAVRPEQWTRATDTLATAAPGDLRVLMLHHNVLKGTLSNRWGLTTRERGLDDLAATGCELVLCGHDHEGQVEQVERDGRRYVVSQVNTLSNRARAGRPVSFHEVEWDAERMTVTRHAWDAPAADFAPAQTWAFAR, encoded by the coding sequence ATGGCACGGCTGGTACACCTCTCGGACATTCACTTCGGGCATCCCGAGGTGCCGGCGGCCGTGGCCGCGGTCGAGCGACGCCTGGCGACGCGCCAGTGGGACGTGGTCGCCATATCCGGCGACCTGACGCAGCGCAATCGCCGGTCGCAGTTCGTGAAGGCGCGGGCCTTTGTGGAGAAGGCGCGCGCCGCGGCGCCCACCGTGGTGATTCCCGGCAATCACGACGTGGCGTGGTGGTGGTGTCCGTTCGGGCTTGGCGCGCGTCCGCTCATGTATCGTGGATATCGCCGGTGGATCTCTCCCGACCTCGAACCCACGCTGCGCGCGGCGGGAGCGACGGTGGCAAGCATCAACACGTCGCACGGCATCCAATGGTTTACGCAGACGGCGCGCCCGCGTGACCTGTCGGTGGTGGGGGCGGTGCGTCCTGAGCAGTGGACACGCGCGACGGACACGCTCGCGACAGCCGCGCCGGGCGACCTGCGGGTGCTGATGCTGCATCACAACGTGCTGAAGGGGACGCTATCGAACCGGTGGGGGCTGACGACGCGGGAACGCGGTCTCGATGACCTGGCGGCGACGGGCTGTGAACTCGTGCTGTGCGGGCACGATCACGAGGGGCAGGTGGAGCAGGTGGAGCGCGATGGACGGCGCTATGTGGTGTCGCAGGTGAACACCCTCTCGAACCGCGCGCGCGCGGGGCGGCCCGTCAGTTTCCACGAAGTGGAGTGGGATGCCGAGCGGATGACGGTGACGCGCCACGCGTGGGACGCGCCCGCCGCCGACTTTGCGCCGGCGCAGACGTGGGCCTTCGCGCGCTGA
- a CDS encoding SprT-like domain-containing protein: MGLRALIGRLRGARAKASRDAGQLALEFTAAPRSGAELLLRLHALGLRGVRAITLTRNRSVMVSLTDGTLRLHRAFLVAPEAVHRAIVRFLMSPRRPDRLAARRVLLAYPVSEEDRRAPRVPERTHPDDEGIAAKLAEWHARYNAERFGGALKRVAVRVSRRMRARLGHYAPAQHGRPAEIAISRRHLRRHGFADALETLLHEMVHQWQDEQGHPLGHDRRFREKARAVGIAGRAKREVD; the protein is encoded by the coding sequence GTGGGCCTTCGCGCGCTGATCGGCCGGCTGCGCGGCGCGCGCGCGAAGGCATCGCGCGACGCGGGGCAGCTGGCGCTGGAGTTCACCGCGGCGCCGAGGAGTGGCGCCGAGCTGCTGCTGCGGCTGCACGCCCTGGGACTGCGTGGCGTGCGGGCGATCACGCTGACGCGGAACCGTTCGGTGATGGTGAGCCTCACCGACGGGACGCTCCGGCTGCATCGCGCCTTCCTCGTCGCCCCCGAGGCGGTGCACCGCGCCATCGTGCGCTTCCTGATGTCGCCGCGTCGCCCCGACCGGCTTGCCGCGCGGCGAGTGCTGCTCGCATATCCGGTGAGCGAGGAAGACCGCCGAGCGCCGCGGGTGCCGGAGCGGACGCATCCCGACGACGAGGGGATCGCGGCGAAGCTGGCGGAGTGGCATGCCCGGTACAATGCGGAGCGGTTCGGCGGCGCGCTCAAGCGGGTGGCGGTGCGGGTGTCGCGACGGATGCGTGCGCGGCTGGGGCACTACGCACCGGCGCAACACGGCCGGCCGGCGGAGATCGCCATCTCGAGGCGCCACCTGCGTCGCCACGGTTTCGCCGACGCACTGGAGACGCTGTTGCACGAGATGGTGCATCAATGGCAGGACGAACAGGGGCATCCGCTGGGGCACGACCGGCGGTTCCGCGAGAAGGCGCGGGCGGTGGGGATTGCGGGGCGGGCGAAGCGGGAAGTCGATTAA
- a CDS encoding sodium:solute symporter family protein produces MTLARIDWFIVAVYFLLSLGVGLMFTRRASRSTENYFLAGRTVPWWLAGVSIVATTFASDTPLLVTGITARGGIAGNWIWWAFVLSGMLTVFFFARLWRRSGVMTDVEFVAIRYSGRPAHFLRIFRAVYLGLPINAIIGGAVTLGMIKVLKSTTGIDEWTAVLVCIAVTALYSTLGGFMGVLWTDFFQFLLAMAGSVALAVFAVGAVGGLSGLQSGLVQVHGDAATSLLTFFPRTDGAYLPLITLAVFLSVQWWSAVYPGAEPGGGGYVAQRMFASKDEKSSLLAVLSFNILHYTVRPWPWILTGLASMVFYAGNAAVTADPELGYVKMMTDVLPHGWRGVMLAAFGAAYMSTISTQLNWGASYLVNDLYRPYIRKDASEQHYVAISRVASVIIMVLSALVALRLGRVTRALDILLSIGAGTGLVFILRWYWWRVSAWSELSAMVAATATSLILQLAVGPEGLGLGTTGRDSQIFFAYSILITTAVVTVVWLTVTFVTPPTDEQTLVSFFRRTRPSRRGWEHIAALAPDVQVERTGWVPLGQWVLGCLTVYLSLFGIGELLLGGSIRGLLLIAASLLCGWGILHSLRDREALPPSATPDSSVP; encoded by the coding sequence ATGACCCTTGCACGCATCGACTGGTTCATCGTCGCGGTCTACTTCCTGCTGAGCCTTGGCGTCGGGCTCATGTTCACCCGGCGGGCGTCGCGCTCCACGGAGAACTACTTCCTCGCCGGGCGCACGGTACCGTGGTGGCTGGCCGGCGTTTCGATCGTCGCCACGACGTTTGCGTCCGACACGCCGCTGCTCGTCACCGGCATCACGGCGCGCGGCGGCATCGCGGGGAACTGGATCTGGTGGGCGTTCGTGCTGTCGGGAATGCTCACGGTCTTCTTCTTCGCCCGCCTCTGGCGCCGCTCGGGCGTGATGACCGACGTCGAGTTCGTCGCCATCCGCTACTCGGGCCGCCCGGCGCACTTCTTGCGCATCTTCCGCGCCGTCTACCTCGGCCTGCCCATCAACGCCATCATCGGCGGCGCGGTGACGCTGGGGATGATCAAGGTTCTCAAGTCCACCACGGGCATCGACGAGTGGACGGCGGTGCTGGTCTGCATTGCGGTGACGGCACTGTACTCGACGCTCGGCGGTTTCATGGGCGTGCTGTGGACCGACTTCTTCCAGTTCCTGCTTGCCATGGCGGGATCGGTGGCGCTGGCGGTCTTCGCCGTGGGCGCGGTCGGCGGACTGAGTGGGCTCCAAAGTGGACTGGTGCAGGTGCACGGCGATGCGGCCACGTCGCTCCTGACCTTCTTTCCGCGCACGGACGGCGCGTACCTGCCGCTCATCACGCTGGCCGTCTTCCTCTCGGTGCAGTGGTGGTCGGCCGTCTATCCCGGCGCCGAGCCGGGGGGCGGGGGCTACGTGGCCCAGCGGATGTTCGCCTCGAAGGACGAGAAGTCGTCGCTTCTGGCCGTGCTGTCGTTCAACATCCTGCACTACACCGTGCGGCCGTGGCCGTGGATTCTCACCGGGCTCGCGTCCATGGTGTTCTACGCCGGGAACGCCGCGGTCACGGCCGATCCCGAGCTGGGCTACGTCAAGATGATGACTGACGTCCTGCCGCACGGATGGCGCGGCGTGATGCTCGCCGCGTTTGGCGCGGCCTACATGTCCACCATTTCCACCCAGCTCAACTGGGGGGCGTCGTACCTCGTCAATGACCTGTACCGGCCATACATACGGAAGGACGCGAGCGAGCAGCACTACGTGGCCATCTCGCGCGTGGCCTCCGTCATCATCATGGTCCTCAGCGCACTCGTCGCGCTCCGGCTCGGGCGGGTGACGCGCGCGCTCGACATCCTGCTGTCCATCGGGGCAGGCACGGGCCTTGTCTTCATTCTCCGTTGGTACTGGTGGCGCGTGAGTGCGTGGTCGGAGCTCTCGGCCATGGTGGCGGCGACCGCGACGTCGCTCATCCTGCAACTGGCGGTGGGTCCGGAGGGACTCGGACTCGGCACGACCGGGCGCGATTCGCAGATCTTCTTTGCCTATTCGATCCTCATCACCACGGCGGTGGTGACCGTCGTCTGGCTGACGGTGACGTTCGTGACCCCGCCCACCGACGAGCAAACGCTGGTGTCCTTCTTCCGGCGGACGCGCCCCTCGCGCCGGGGGTGGGAACACATTGCGGCGCTCGCCCCGGACGTACAGGTTGAGCGCACCGGCTGGGTGCCGCTTGGACAATGGGTGCTGGGTTGCCTCACCGTCTACCTGTCGCTCTTCGGGATCGGTGAGTTGCTGCTTGGCGGTTCGATCCGTGGCCTCCTGCTCATTGCGGCCTCACTACTGTGCGGATGGGGCATCCTCCATTCGTTGCGCGACCGTGAGGCGCTGCCGCCGTCTGCCACGCCTGACTCCTCAGTGCCATGA
- a CDS encoding corrinoid protein, giving the protein MTDLHALAQHLIDGHDADVARLTREALDAGQAPADILEQGLIAGMQVVGERFRDNIIFVPEVLVAARAMKAGLAHLEPVLAACGIEPVGTFVIGTVKGDIHDIGKNLVGMMLRGAGFKVVDLGVNTPLAKFEAAIAEHRPEIVGMSALLTTTMGQMKVNIDAFRAAGHLERMRVMVGGAAVSEDYAMSIGAHGHGKDAPSSVTGALALLAEVKATRR; this is encoded by the coding sequence ATGACGGATCTCCATGCACTCGCGCAGCACCTCATCGACGGTCACGATGCCGACGTGGCGCGCCTCACGCGCGAAGCGCTCGATGCCGGCCAGGCGCCGGCCGACATTCTCGAGCAGGGGCTGATCGCCGGTATGCAGGTGGTGGGCGAACGCTTCCGCGACAACATCATCTTCGTGCCTGAGGTGTTGGTGGCGGCGCGCGCGATGAAAGCGGGGCTCGCCCACCTTGAACCGGTCCTCGCCGCCTGCGGCATCGAGCCGGTCGGGACCTTCGTCATTGGAACGGTCAAGGGCGATATCCACGACATCGGCAAGAACCTGGTCGGGATGATGCTCAGGGGCGCCGGCTTCAAGGTCGTTGACCTGGGCGTCAACACGCCGCTCGCGAAGTTCGAGGCCGCCATCGCCGAGCACCGTCCGGAGATCGTCGGCATGTCGGCGCTGCTGACGACGACCATGGGGCAGATGAAGGTCAACATCGACGCCTTCCGTGCGGCGGGGCACCTCGAGCGCATGCGCGTGATGGTGGGCGGCGCCGCGGTCTCGGAAGACTACGCGATGTCGATCGGCGCGCACGGGCACGGCAAGGACGCCCCGTCCTCGGTGACCGGCGCCCTCGCGCTGCTGGCCGAGGTGAAGGCGACGCGCCGGTGA
- a CDS encoding ASKHA domain-containing protein: MSVRIRFLPEDRSTVSDGPVDLFLAAAQCDIWTEQPCGARLACGKCRVRVVHGVARVTTADERLLTAAERSDGWRLGCQLTLETDTTLLIPPQSRSTAAKSFGDAALFADGIEPTFTAAASSAGAGAEDGTPLYGVAVDIGSTSLAAALVNLRTGAVHGTTSRVNPQVRYGADVIARIHHAQEHADGNGQLHACVVQAIGSMIADLTVPGPVDASQVIAVACAGNATMTHAAVGADITPLGQAPYCGSFTQEVRQSARSFGWPVSADATALFLPMVGHHIGGDTVGAMLACGLDRAEGWQLLIDLGTNTEVVLGSTRGLFATSTAAGPAFEGANIEHGMRAAPGAIDRVRVLANGRLVVGTVANQPARGICGSGLIDAVAELHRAGVIADSGYLRSRAECEAASVHTALLGRIIEEPAAPGAQRRVRLDRDVTLSAQDVRQLQLVKGSIAAGIALVLAHAGVRADAIDAIHIAGAFGSFVRKESVQAIGLVPAIDPERVHFVGNAAGVGTRMVLVDARLRERARRIAEQCAYLELAGHPDYQDAFVAAIPLGERP; encoded by the coding sequence GTGAGCGTCCGCATCCGGTTTCTTCCGGAGGATCGGTCCACGGTGTCGGACGGGCCGGTGGACCTCTTCCTTGCCGCCGCGCAGTGCGACATCTGGACCGAGCAGCCGTGCGGCGCGCGGCTGGCGTGCGGCAAGTGTCGCGTGCGGGTGGTGCACGGCGTCGCGAGGGTGACGACGGCCGATGAACGGTTGCTGACAGCCGCCGAACGTTCGGACGGCTGGCGACTGGGCTGCCAGTTGACGCTCGAGACGGACACGACGCTGCTGATCCCGCCGCAGTCGCGCAGCACCGCGGCCAAGTCGTTCGGCGATGCCGCACTGTTCGCGGACGGCATTGAACCGACATTCACGGCGGCGGCCTCGTCGGCAGGAGCGGGCGCCGAGGATGGAACGCCTTTGTATGGCGTCGCGGTGGACATCGGCTCCACGTCGCTGGCGGCCGCGCTCGTGAACCTCCGCACCGGCGCGGTACACGGCACGACCTCGCGCGTGAATCCGCAGGTGCGCTACGGCGCCGACGTGATTGCCCGCATTCACCACGCCCAGGAACACGCGGACGGCAACGGGCAGTTGCACGCCTGTGTGGTGCAGGCCATCGGTTCCATGATCGCCGACCTGACGGTACCCGGGCCGGTGGACGCGTCGCAGGTGATTGCCGTGGCCTGCGCCGGCAACGCGACCATGACCCACGCCGCCGTTGGCGCCGACATCACCCCGCTGGGCCAGGCGCCGTATTGCGGATCGTTCACCCAAGAGGTCCGGCAATCCGCGCGATCGTTCGGGTGGCCGGTAAGCGCGGACGCCACGGCGCTGTTCCTGCCGATGGTCGGGCATCATATCGGAGGCGACACGGTCGGCGCGATGCTGGCCTGCGGCCTCGATCGCGCCGAGGGATGGCAGCTTCTCATCGACCTCGGCACCAACACCGAAGTCGTGCTCGGCAGCACGCGAGGATTGTTTGCCACCTCCACGGCGGCGGGCCCGGCCTTCGAGGGGGCGAACATCGAACACGGCATGCGCGCCGCGCCGGGGGCAATCGACCGCGTGCGCGTGCTCGCCAACGGCCGGTTGGTGGTCGGAACCGTCGCCAACCAGCCAGCGCGCGGCATCTGCGGCAGCGGGCTGATCGATGCCGTCGCCGAACTCCATCGCGCCGGCGTGATCGCCGACAGCGGCTACCTGCGGAGCCGCGCCGAATGCGAGGCCGCCAGCGTGCACACGGCGCTGTTGGGACGGATCATCGAAGAGCCGGCGGCGCCCGGGGCCCAGCGACGCGTGCGGCTTGACCGCGATGTGACGCTCAGCGCGCAAGATGTACGGCAACTCCAGCTCGTGAAGGGATCCATCGCGGCAGGAATCGCCCTCGTCCTCGCGCACGCCGGTGTGCGCGCCGACGCGATCGACGCCATCCACATTGCCGGAGCCTTCGGGAGCTTCGTGCGCAAGGAGTCGGTGCAGGCGATCGGACTCGTGCCGGCCATCGATCCCGAACGCGTTCACTTCGTGGGGAATGCGGCTGGCGTGGGCACGCGGATGGTGCTGGTGGACGCGCGCCTGCGCGAACGGGCGCGCCGGATCGCCGAACAGTGCGCCTATCTCGAGCTCGCCGGGCACCCCGATTACCAGGACGCGTTCGTCGCGGCCATCCCCCTCGGAGAGCGGCCGTGA
- a CDS encoding uroporphyrinogen decarboxylase family protein, whose product MNGRERMEAAMRLGVPDRVPVMCQLALGHYFLHSGLDAIEIWHDTPTFAEALIRLQQRYGFDGILINLPGRDPAWRTAIARIDVHGDERIITWKNGWYTAAPHDDNPHVYQADGTRHFPAFEEIDPDRLFYAEPHDVSGITHPYSWGFGGEPAEPGPEFFPPWHYGTIREVVRRVGRDVSVHGEIFSPFAQFMELLDYTNGLMALMDDPAKVRACLDRLADGAIELGCGQVRAGAHAVLISSAFAGAGLISRDHYAQFVLPYERKVIDAIHARHDVPIYTHTCGAIGDRLDLMEATHTQGIDTLDPPPLGTVELAEAVRQVKGRMFIKGNLDPVSTVLFGTPDDVRAAARERLRIAGPGGGYILSTACSVSPAAPPENIAVLREAVDAWGQYDGATGGLRE is encoded by the coding sequence ATGAACGGTCGAGAACGGATGGAGGCCGCGATGCGGCTCGGCGTTCCCGACCGCGTTCCCGTGATGTGCCAGCTCGCGCTCGGGCACTACTTCCTGCACTCGGGGCTCGACGCCATCGAGATCTGGCACGACACGCCAACCTTCGCCGAGGCGCTCATCCGGCTGCAGCAGCGCTACGGCTTTGACGGCATCCTGATCAACCTGCCGGGGCGCGACCCGGCGTGGCGCACGGCGATCGCCAGGATCGATGTCCACGGTGACGAGCGGATCATCACCTGGAAGAACGGGTGGTACACGGCGGCGCCGCACGACGACAATCCGCACGTCTACCAGGCCGACGGCACGCGGCACTTCCCGGCCTTCGAGGAGATCGACCCCGACCGGCTGTTCTATGCGGAACCGCACGACGTCTCCGGCATCACGCATCCGTATTCGTGGGGTTTTGGCGGCGAGCCGGCCGAACCAGGGCCGGAATTCTTTCCGCCGTGGCATTACGGCACCATCCGAGAAGTCGTGCGCCGGGTCGGACGCGACGTGTCGGTGCATGGCGAGATCTTCTCACCGTTCGCGCAGTTCATGGAGTTGCTCGATTACACGAACGGCCTGATGGCGCTGATGGATGATCCTGCGAAGGTGCGTGCCTGCCTGGACCGCCTCGCGGACGGCGCCATCGAACTCGGCTGCGGCCAGGTGCGGGCGGGGGCGCACGCCGTGCTCATCTCGTCGGCGTTCGCGGGGGCCGGACTGATCTCGCGCGATCACTATGCGCAGTTCGTGCTGCCGTACGAGCGCAAGGTCATCGATGCGATCCATGCGCGGCATGACGTTCCCATCTACACGCACACGTGCGGCGCCATCGGCGACCGGCTCGACCTGATGGAGGCGACGCACACGCAAGGCATCGACACCCTCGATCCGCCGCCACTCGGCACGGTGGAGCTGGCCGAGGCCGTGCGGCAGGTGAAGGGCCGAATGTTCATCAAGGGGAACCTCGATCCGGTGAGCACCGTGCTGTTCGGCACGCCAGACGACGTGCGGGCCGCGGCGCGTGAGCGGTTGCGCATCGCCGGGCCCGGCGGCGGCTATATCCTGAGCACGGCCTGCTCGGTCTCGCCGGCGGCGCCGCCGGAGAACATCGCGGTGCTGCGCGAGGCGGTGGACGCGTGGGGCCAGTATGACGGCGCCACGGGGGGACTTCGCGAATGA
- a CDS encoding homocysteine S-methyltransferase family protein, with the protein MTERLLDALRRGATFIGDGGMGTELQRAGLEAGGCGDAWNLTHPEEVQAIHRRYVEAGAEVILTNTFGTNRFVLSRYDLEGRAADIARAAAINARAAAEKRAYVLGDIGPCGGFLEPLGDIGVADLATTWREVIAAMLDEGVDGILFETMTAVDEITLGIRVARELGAPLVAASMAYDPVRGGGFKTMMGVSPADGARSCLAAGADVVGANCGRMEPEEFASVAIEIRGSTEAPIILQPNAGQPRLVGDTIVYPRDPVSLAPALVALTPHAAIVGGCCGTTPLHIRALADALG; encoded by the coding sequence ATGACCGAGCGGCTGCTCGACGCACTGCGCCGCGGCGCCACGTTCATCGGCGACGGCGGCATGGGGACCGAGTTGCAGCGCGCCGGGCTCGAGGCCGGCGGGTGCGGCGATGCGTGGAACCTGACGCACCCCGAGGAGGTGCAGGCAATCCACCGGCGCTACGTCGAGGCCGGCGCCGAGGTCATCCTGACGAACACGTTCGGCACGAACCGTTTCGTCCTCTCGCGCTACGACCTTGAGGGGCGTGCGGCGGACATCGCGCGCGCGGCGGCGATCAACGCCCGCGCGGCGGCGGAGAAGCGCGCGTATGTGCTGGGTGATATCGGGCCGTGCGGTGGCTTTCTCGAGCCGCTCGGCGACATCGGCGTCGCCGATCTCGCCACGACGTGGCGCGAAGTCATCGCGGCGATGCTCGATGAAGGCGTGGACGGCATCCTGTTCGAGACGATGACTGCGGTTGACGAGATCACGCTCGGCATTCGCGTGGCGCGCGAGCTTGGCGCGCCGCTGGTGGCCGCCTCGATGGCGTACGACCCGGTGCGCGGCGGCGGCTTCAAGACGATGATGGGCGTGTCGCCGGCGGATGGCGCGCGCAGTTGTCTCGCGGCGGGGGCCGACGTGGTGGGGGCGAACTGCGGGCGGATGGAGCCCGAGGAGTTTGCGTCCGTCGCGATCGAGATCCGCGGGAGCACGGAGGCGCCCATCATCCTGCAGCCGAACGCCGGGCAGCCTCGGCTCGTAGGCGATACGATCGTCTACCCGCGTGATCCGGTGTCGCTCGCGCCGGCGCTTGTGGCGCTGACACCCCACGCGGCGATCGTCGGCGGCTGCTGCGGCACGACCCCGTTGCATATCCGGGCCCTCGCCGACGCGCTGGGGTAG
- a CDS encoding 4Fe-4S dicluster domain-containing protein has translation MRELPTLPLPAPAPPAEGYSRREALVMGLFALAAAATATGCSAADKLAYEEFVQKHFKDLSPEELKDRLASMEKRYTEQFGKEVKVSATPPMPGVLFGYALDLSRCIGCRRCVYGCVEENNQSRDPQTHWITVLEMDKEEGVNLQNANAFYDHETVPAPGKFYMPVACQHCENPPCVKVCPVQATWKEPDGIVVIDYDWCIGCRNCIAACPYGARRFNWGKPSIPKDELNPNTEYLGNRPRQRGVVEKCSFCLQRVRKGLYPKCVEVCPVGARKFGNLLDPESEIRYIIENKRVYILKEELNTQPKFFYYYGL, from the coding sequence ATGAGAGAGCTCCCCACGCTCCCGCTGCCGGCGCCCGCGCCGCCGGCCGAGGGCTATTCGCGCCGCGAAGCGCTCGTCATGGGGCTGTTCGCGCTGGCCGCGGCGGCGACCGCGACCGGTTGCTCCGCCGCCGACAAGCTGGCGTACGAAGAGTTCGTGCAGAAGCACTTCAAGGACCTCTCGCCGGAGGAGCTGAAGGACCGGCTGGCCTCGATGGAGAAGCGGTACACGGAGCAGTTCGGCAAGGAGGTGAAGGTCAGCGCCACGCCGCCGATGCCCGGCGTGCTGTTCGGGTACGCGCTCGACCTGTCGCGCTGCATCGGCTGCCGGCGCTGCGTCTATGGCTGCGTGGAGGAGAACAACCAGTCCCGCGACCCGCAGACGCACTGGATCACGGTGCTCGAGATGGACAAGGAAGAGGGCGTGAACCTGCAGAATGCGAACGCGTTCTACGACCACGAGACGGTGCCGGCGCCGGGCAAGTTCTACATGCCGGTGGCGTGCCAGCACTGCGAGAACCCGCCGTGCGTGAAGGTCTGCCCGGTGCAGGCCACCTGGAAGGAGCCGGACGGCATCGTCGTGATCGACTACGACTGGTGCATCGGCTGCCGCAACTGCATCGCGGCCTGCCCGTACGGCGCGCGGCGCTTCAACTGGGGCAAGCCGTCGATCCCCAAGGACGAACTGAATCCGAACACCGAGTACCTCGGCAACCGGCCGCGCCAGCGCGGCGTCGTCGAGAAGTGCTCGTTCTGCCTGCAGCGCGTCCGGAAGGGGCTCTATCCGAAGTGCGTCGAGGTCTGTCCGGTGGGCGCCCGCAAGTTCGGCAACCTGCTCGATCCGGAGAGCGAGATCCGCTACATCATCGAGAACAAGCGCGTGTACATCCTCAAGGAAGAGCTGAACACGCAGCCGAAGTTCTTCTACTACTACGGGCTGTGA